One genomic window of Deinococcus sp. QL22 includes the following:
- a CDS encoding sugar ABC transporter substrate-binding protein yields MNRFGLILSVSALLATSFAGAQKVNLRFSTWAGGDGLALLQQLAQEYAAQNAGVQVSVEVTPFADYARKVAVQIASGDSPDVGWLAEQSVPTFLASRSLLDLSSLTANRAFNVADFPVSALSLWKQGKGVYGVPFSNSPQVLFYNKDLFKTAAVVTPLQQYSKGTWDYAAFRAAAKAITDKTDAFGGRIMRLDVKAWNSGTLGVLWSHGGNAFDSTLKCALNSPGSVRAFQLMHDMTFKDQSLPRPGDQTTFQGGRLGMYIDNVSFSAQLKDAPFKWGIAPLPKGPAGRVTQLGQAGYVVFARSAYPREAQAFLQYLASPTVMARTAKFFPPPRKSVLTSRAYLTSNPAIPAADLKTALVNQLPSARVFRTGDNFLRANDVIAGGIERLYQPGANVSAVLNDLCKQVDGL; encoded by the coding sequence ATGAACCGATTCGGTCTGATCCTCAGTGTGTCCGCCCTGCTCGCCACTTCGTTTGCAGGAGCGCAGAAGGTCAACCTGCGCTTCTCCACCTGGGCCGGCGGAGACGGCCTGGCCCTCCTGCAGCAGTTGGCGCAGGAGTACGCCGCGCAGAATGCAGGCGTTCAGGTCAGCGTAGAGGTCACGCCTTTTGCCGACTACGCCCGCAAAGTCGCGGTGCAGATCGCTTCCGGCGACAGTCCAGATGTGGGTTGGCTGGCGGAACAGAGCGTGCCGACCTTCCTGGCCAGCCGCTCCCTGCTCGACCTCAGCAGCCTCACGGCAAACCGCGCGTTTAATGTGGCTGACTTTCCGGTGAGTGCCCTGAGCCTCTGGAAGCAGGGGAAGGGCGTGTACGGCGTGCCGTTTTCCAACTCGCCGCAGGTGCTGTTTTACAACAAAGACCTGTTCAAAACCGCTGCAGTGGTCACTCCCCTTCAGCAGTACAGCAAAGGAACGTGGGACTACGCCGCCTTCCGCGCCGCTGCCAAAGCCATCACCGACAAGACCGACGCCTTCGGGGGCCGGATCATGCGCCTCGACGTCAAGGCCTGGAACAGCGGCACCCTCGGTGTGCTGTGGTCACACGGCGGCAACGCCTTTGACAGCACCCTCAAGTGCGCGCTGAACTCGCCCGGCAGCGTGCGGGCGTTTCAGCTGATGCACGATATGACCTTCAAAGACCAGTCGCTCCCACGCCCCGGCGATCAGACGACCTTTCAGGGCGGGCGGCTCGGCATGTACATCGACAACGTCAGCTTCAGCGCCCAACTCAAAGACGCGCCCTTCAAGTGGGGCATCGCGCCGCTGCCCAAAGGCCCGGCTGGCCGCGTGACGCAGCTGGGCCAGGCCGGATACGTGGTCTTTGCTCGCTCGGCCTATCCCAGGGAAGCGCAGGCGTTCTTGCAGTACCTGGCCTCGCCCACGGTTATGGCCCGGACGGCCAAATTCTTCCCGCCGCCCCGCAAGAGTGTCCTGACCAGCCGGGCCTACCTCACCAGCAACCCCGCCATTCCTGCCGCCGACCTCAAAACCGCGCTCGTGAATCAGCTCCCCAGTGCCCGCGTCTTCCGCACCGGAGACAATTTCCTCCGGGCCAACGACGTGATCGCCGGCGGGATCGAGCGCCTCTACCAGCCGGGGGCCAATGTCAGTGCCGTTCTGAATGACCTGTGCAAGCAGGTGGACGGGCTGTGA
- a CDS encoding carbohydrate ABC transporter permease, which yields MKTEGVGAGRWTAPEAAPARRPVRWSWLLYLVLALVSLPFLLPLLWLFVSAFKSTSAIFGSPFDLKVSALTMTNFAQVFADYPFARQYFNSLYIAALVVPLTAAMAATAGYAFARLQFPGRDLVFILSLLAMMVPSELTAVPQFVLFSRLGLTNSHLPVIVLQIFSATGAFAVFLMRQHFITLPRELEDAGRVDGLGTLGVFWFILLPLSRPALATAAIFAVLNSWNDYFNPLIYLSREGLLTLPLALQRFTDPLGGVYWNLTLAAGVLVALPVLLAFMLAQRQFIESLAASGTKG from the coding sequence ATGAAGACTGAGGGAGTGGGTGCAGGCCGGTGGACGGCCCCTGAAGCGGCCCCTGCACGTCGTCCGGTTCGGTGGAGTTGGCTGCTGTACCTCGTGCTGGCCCTGGTTTCGTTGCCCTTTCTTCTGCCGCTGCTGTGGCTCTTCGTCTCGGCCTTCAAGTCCACCTCGGCCATTTTTGGCAGCCCCTTTGACCTGAAGGTGTCGGCCCTGACCATGACCAATTTTGCGCAGGTGTTCGCGGACTACCCCTTTGCCCGGCAGTATTTCAACAGCCTCTATATCGCCGCGCTGGTGGTGCCGCTCACGGCAGCGATGGCGGCCACGGCCGGATACGCCTTTGCCCGGTTGCAGTTTCCGGGACGCGACCTGGTCTTTATCCTCAGTCTGCTGGCGATGATGGTGCCCAGCGAACTCACCGCCGTGCCGCAGTTCGTGTTGTTCAGTCGCCTCGGCCTGACCAACAGCCACCTGCCGGTGATCGTCCTGCAAATCTTCAGTGCCACCGGGGCATTTGCGGTGTTCTTGATGCGCCAGCATTTTATTACCCTGCCGCGCGAGCTTGAAGACGCGGGCCGGGTCGACGGCCTGGGCACCCTCGGCGTGTTCTGGTTTATCCTGCTGCCGCTGTCGCGTCCGGCGCTGGCGACTGCCGCCATTTTTGCCGTGCTGAACTCCTGGAACGACTACTTCAATCCCTTGATCTACCTGAGCCGGGAGGGCCTGCTGACCCTGCCCCTGGCCCTTCAGCGATTTACTGACCCCCTCGGCGGCGTGTACTGGAATCTCACTCTCGCGGCGGGCGTCCTGGTGGCGCTGCCGGTGCTGCTGGCTTTTATGCTGGCGCAGCGGCAGTTCATCGAGAGCCTGGCGGCCAGCGGTACCAAAGGCTGA
- a CDS encoding carbohydrate ABC transporter permease: MTSGTRPPRPGLGRRVLNRRGREGWAGWLLVAPYVLGMLIFVIGPLVAVLGVSLTQWSLLDAPRWVGLGNYARLATDPAFGRSAAVTGVFTLGILAINISVALALASLLNVRLRGIGLFRTLIFSPVVMPVVAWALIWKFLLQPEGPVNSGLAGLGFGGANLLFDPATALWAVILIEVLKAVGLNTVIFLSALQGVPPELHEAARLDGASPWQAFWRITLPLISPTFFLVFIVTLIGALKLFTPVYVLTGGGPADATTTLILYMFKQGFQFFEFGYASAVATVLFVAVLGLTLAQWALRRRLVFYED; encoded by the coding sequence GTGACGTCGGGTACGCGCCCTCCCCGGCCTGGACTGGGTCGGCGCGTCCTGAACCGGCGCGGGCGCGAAGGCTGGGCTGGGTGGCTGCTGGTCGCGCCCTACGTGCTGGGCATGCTGATCTTCGTGATCGGGCCATTGGTGGCGGTGTTGGGCGTGTCGCTGACGCAGTGGTCGCTGCTGGACGCGCCACGCTGGGTGGGCCTCGGCAACTACGCCCGCCTGGCCACCGACCCCGCTTTTGGGCGCAGCGCCGCCGTGACCGGAGTCTTTACGCTGGGTATTCTGGCGATCAACATCAGCGTGGCCCTGGCCCTGGCCTCGCTGCTCAATGTGCGGCTGCGCGGCATCGGCCTGTTCCGCACCCTGATTTTTTCTCCGGTGGTCATGCCAGTGGTGGCCTGGGCCCTGATCTGGAAGTTCTTGCTGCAACCGGAAGGCCCGGTGAACAGCGGTCTGGCCGGCCTGGGCTTTGGCGGGGCCAACCTGCTGTTTGACCCGGCCACGGCGCTGTGGGCGGTTATCCTGATCGAGGTGCTCAAGGCGGTGGGCCTCAACACCGTCATCTTCTTGAGTGCCTTACAGGGCGTGCCTCCCGAACTGCACGAGGCGGCCCGGCTCGACGGCGCGTCCCCCTGGCAGGCGTTTTGGCGCATCACGCTGCCGCTGATCTCTCCCACCTTCTTTCTGGTGTTTATCGTCACGCTGATCGGGGCGCTTAAGCTCTTTACGCCCGTGTATGTGCTGACAGGTGGTGGCCCCGCCGACGCCACGACTACCCTGATCCTGTATATGTTCAAGCAGGGCTTCCAGTTTTTTGAATTTGGGTATGCCAGTGCCGTCGCCACGGTGCTGTTTGTGGCGGTGTTGGGGCTGACCTTGGCCCAGTGGGCGCTGCGCCGGCGGCTGGTGTTTTATGAAGACTGA
- a CDS encoding ABC transporter substrate-binding protein: MKRTLMTLGLALAGGLAGAQSNILQLPLINDPILNPLIAPDLGSILVNKVLFPGLVRPDENLQPVPDLAKSWTVTNGGLVYTFALRDDVRWHDGKPFTADDVVYTFKTAADPKSGSRLASDFSSIKSVEARGKYTVRFTLSRPFAPFLILLGHNAGILPKHLLDGKDLNANTAFNRQLPIGTGPFKVSRVVPGASVTLEVNKDYYGAAPKLAGITFKVVPDLNTQVAQLRSGQLDWVTLEPSNLASVQNVPNIAIKQANAVQHFLVFFNLKNPLFTAPKVREAMQYAVNRKAIIDGILKGYADYPTGTIPTALRTYYDKSIKPITYNPAQALKLLAQAGWKPNARGTLVNSKGEPFKFTLIVDKGNATREQSALAVQQDLKKIGMDVTLQTLEFGTLVRDYLIPGKYDANLIWWTTPPDPDQYSFYATGQDNNEAAWSNARADSLLRRGRETVDPVARKNIYNAYQRLTMQDPPVLVLYYPKELQAISKDLTGVPDLGIRDALRYTERFQLR; encoded by the coding sequence ATGAAACGTACGCTGATGACTCTGGGCCTCGCTCTCGCCGGTGGGCTGGCCGGCGCGCAGAGCAACATCTTGCAGTTGCCGCTGATCAACGACCCGATCCTGAACCCGTTGATCGCGCCGGATCTGGGCAGCATCCTGGTCAACAAGGTGCTCTTCCCTGGACTGGTTCGGCCCGACGAGAACCTCCAGCCGGTGCCGGATCTGGCCAAGAGCTGGACGGTCACGAACGGCGGCTTGGTCTATACCTTCGCCCTGCGCGACGACGTTCGCTGGCACGACGGCAAGCCGTTTACGGCCGATGACGTCGTCTACACCTTCAAGACGGCCGCCGATCCCAAGAGCGGTTCCCGGCTGGCGTCCGACTTCAGCAGCATCAAATCTGTAGAAGCCCGGGGCAAGTACACCGTGAGATTTACCCTCTCCCGCCCCTTCGCGCCGTTCCTGATTCTCCTCGGACACAACGCCGGGATTTTGCCGAAACACCTGCTGGACGGCAAAGATCTCAATGCCAATACGGCCTTCAACCGTCAGCTGCCCATCGGCACCGGCCCCTTCAAGGTTTCGCGCGTCGTTCCGGGCGCCAGCGTGACACTCGAGGTGAACAAGGACTACTACGGGGCGGCTCCGAAGCTCGCCGGCATCACCTTCAAGGTCGTCCCGGACCTGAACACGCAGGTGGCCCAGCTCCGCTCGGGTCAGCTGGACTGGGTCACCCTGGAACCGAGCAACCTGGCCAGCGTGCAGAACGTTCCGAATATTGCCATCAAGCAGGCCAACGCCGTCCAGCACTTCCTGGTGTTCTTTAACCTGAAAAATCCCCTGTTCACGGCGCCCAAGGTGCGTGAGGCCATGCAGTATGCGGTCAACCGCAAGGCCATCATCGACGGCATCCTGAAGGGCTACGCGGATTACCCTACTGGAACCATCCCCACCGCGCTGCGCACCTACTACGACAAATCCATCAAGCCCATCACCTACAATCCGGCGCAGGCCCTCAAGCTGCTCGCTCAGGCCGGCTGGAAGCCCAATGCGCGGGGCACGCTGGTGAACTCGAAAGGGGAACCTTTCAAATTTACACTGATCGTCGACAAGGGCAACGCGACCCGTGAGCAGTCGGCGCTGGCCGTGCAGCAAGATCTCAAGAAGATCGGGATGGACGTGACCCTGCAGACCCTGGAATTCGGCACCCTGGTGCGCGATTACCTGATCCCTGGCAAATACGACGCCAACCTGATCTGGTGGACGACGCCGCCCGATCCCGACCAATATTCCTTCTACGCCACTGGGCAGGACAACAACGAAGCGGCCTGGAGCAACGCGCGGGCCGACTCATTGCTCAGGCGCGGGCGTGAGACGGTGGATCCGGTGGCCCGCAAGAATATCTACAACGCCTACCAGCGCCTCACCATGCAGGATCCACCGGTGCTGGTCTTGTACTATCCCAAAGAACTCCAGGCGATCAGCAAGGACTTGACCGGCGTTCCAGATCTGGGCATCCGCGACGCCCTCCGCTACACCGAGCGCTTCCAGCTGCGCTGA
- a CDS encoding ABC transporter permease, with protein sequence MLSPGYVARRVLHALVVLAVVAVVTFFIVRLAPGGPAALADPALRDAERAVIEARLGLNDPLPIQFLKFVGNAVRGDLGQSFLFGTPTTQVIASRLGNTLILAGAALTLTLLVAVPLGTLSGLRPHSWLDRIVSFVSVVVLAVPVFWLGLILIIALAVLRPVLPAGGMYTTGMEGNLLDLLRHLLLPAVVLASASIAELLRYTRSSVRSAAKLDHVRTARAKGLPQRTVHVRHVLKNALIPVVTVIGLQLPRLVGGAAVTETIFAWPGMGRLSVEAALGRDYPLILGVTLVVAAAVVLFNLLIDLVYPLIDPRIRTDG encoded by the coding sequence ATGCTCAGCCCCGGGTACGTTGCCCGCCGCGTCCTCCACGCGCTGGTCGTTCTCGCTGTGGTGGCGGTCGTGACGTTTTTCATCGTCCGGCTCGCCCCCGGCGGGCCAGCCGCCCTGGCCGACCCGGCCCTGCGGGACGCCGAACGGGCGGTCATCGAGGCGCGGCTGGGACTCAACGACCCCCTGCCGATTCAGTTTCTGAAATTTGTGGGCAACGCCGTCCGCGGCGACCTCGGCCAGAGCTTTTTGTTTGGGACACCCACCACCCAGGTCATCGCCTCGCGCCTCGGCAATACGCTGATTCTGGCAGGCGCTGCCCTCACGCTCACGCTGCTCGTCGCCGTTCCCCTGGGGACACTGAGCGGTCTCCGGCCCCATTCCTGGCTCGACCGAATTGTCAGTTTCGTCAGTGTGGTGGTGCTGGCCGTTCCCGTGTTCTGGTTGGGACTGATCCTGATCATTGCCCTCGCCGTTTTGCGTCCAGTGCTGCCCGCGGGCGGCATGTACACCACGGGCATGGAGGGCAATCTGCTGGACTTGCTGCGGCATCTCCTGCTGCCGGCCGTCGTGCTGGCGAGCGCGTCCATCGCAGAACTGCTGCGCTACACCCGGTCCAGCGTCCGCAGCGCCGCCAAGTTGGATCATGTCCGGACGGCCCGGGCCAAGGGGCTTCCGCAGCGAACTGTTCACGTGCGCCACGTCCTCAAAAACGCCCTGATTCCCGTGGTCACCGTGATCGGCCTTCAGTTGCCGCGTCTGGTCGGGGGAGCCGCCGTCACAGAGACGATCTTCGCCTGGCCCGGCATGGGCCGCCTGAGTGTCGAGGCCGCCCTGGGGCGGGATTACCCCCTGATCCTGGGCGTGACCCTGGTGGTCGCCGCCGCCGTCGTGCTCTTCAATCTGCTGATTGACCTCGTGTACCCCCTCATCGATCCCCGGATTCGCACCGATGGCTGA
- a CDS encoding ABC transporter permease — MASTRTYLAQAPAQRSWRRLRRDPVALGSAATLILVVLFAFVGPVVRPVDPDVLDLARPLAPSTLAQPLGTDESGRDVLVRLMLGGRVSLMVGLFAVLVSVSVGTLVGALAGFYGGWLAGLLMRVTDGILALPAFFLSVLTLTFFGPGLVPLVLVIGLTSWMGLARLVRGEVLKYREEQYVEAARALGSHDSRVLFRHVLPQILPTLIVNASVGISTAILAESALSFLGLGIQPPNASWGNMLSGAQNYFYTAPRLALYPGVLILITVLATNLLGDAVRDATDPTD; from the coding sequence ATGGCGTCCACGCGCACTTATCTGGCTCAGGCTCCTGCTCAGCGCTCCTGGCGGCGGCTGCGCCGCGATCCAGTCGCTTTGGGCTCCGCTGCCACCCTGATCCTGGTGGTGCTCTTCGCCTTCGTGGGACCGGTCGTGCGGCCCGTTGACCCAGACGTTCTTGATCTCGCTCGCCCGCTGGCCCCCAGCACCCTGGCCCAGCCCCTCGGCACCGACGAGAGCGGCCGGGACGTCCTCGTGCGGTTGATGCTGGGCGGGCGGGTCAGTTTGATGGTCGGCCTGTTCGCCGTGCTCGTCTCCGTCAGTGTCGGAACGCTGGTGGGCGCGCTGGCGGGCTTTTATGGGGGCTGGCTCGCGGGCCTGCTGATGCGGGTCACCGACGGCATCTTGGCCCTCCCCGCCTTTTTCCTCAGCGTCTTGACCCTCACCTTTTTTGGCCCTGGACTCGTCCCCCTGGTGCTGGTCATCGGACTGACGTCCTGGATGGGTCTAGCCCGGCTCGTGCGCGGGGAAGTGCTGAAGTACCGCGAGGAGCAGTACGTCGAGGCGGCCCGGGCCCTGGGCAGTCACGATAGCCGGGTGCTCTTCCGGCACGTGCTTCCGCAGATCCTGCCCACCCTGATCGTCAATGCCAGTGTGGGGATCAGCACCGCGATTTTGGCAGAGTCGGCCCTGTCTTTCCTGGGCCTGGGCATCCAGCCTCCCAATGCCAGTTGGGGCAACATGCTCAGCGGCGCACAAAATTACTTCTACACGGCGCCCCGCCTGGCCCTGTATCCCGGTGTCCTGATCCTCATCACGGTGCTCGCCACGAACCTGTTGGGCGACGCTGTCCGGGACGCCACTGACCCCACCGACTGA
- a CDS encoding FAD-dependent oxidoreductase, with protein sequence MQEHSYDILIVGGGTGGVAAALAALRLGRRVLLTEETDWIGGQLTSQAVPPDEGVWIEEVGCTASYRAFRNGVRAYYHEHYPLRPESRAEVHLNPGAGTVSRLCHEPRVALAVLEGLLAPYRANRQLEIWLDTRPVAVEVDGDRVTAVTVEHGPSGEQQVVTAQYVLDATELGELLELGGVESVIGAEGQDQTGEPHALAQADPLNQQAISWCFAMDHLGGEDHTIDRPAGYDFWRSYQADFWPGKQLSWTLCHPITHRAVFRDLFGNPDETPHGGDLWHFRRILARRHYPEGRYRSDVTLVNWPQIDYWLGPVLGVDPAERERHLAGARDLSLSLLYWMQTEAPRHDGPGHGYPGLRLRGDVTGTRHGLAKAIYVRESRRIQAEFTVLEQMVGVEARGPLQGAQTFADSVGIGQYRIDLHPSTRGRNYVDIASWPFQIPLGALIPVRMENLLPAAKNLGVTHITNGCYRLHPVEWNIGEVAGALAAHALNTGRTPRQVRGTPSLLADFQALLADSLGVELQWPEAQRLTPSPGF encoded by the coding sequence ATGCAAGAACACTCTTACGACATCCTGATCGTGGGCGGCGGCACAGGCGGGGTCGCTGCCGCGCTCGCGGCCCTGCGCCTGGGCCGCCGCGTCCTCCTGACCGAAGAAACCGACTGGATCGGTGGGCAACTCACCTCTCAGGCCGTGCCGCCTGATGAGGGCGTCTGGATTGAAGAGGTCGGGTGCACCGCCAGTTACCGGGCCTTCCGCAACGGCGTGCGGGCCTATTACCACGAGCACTATCCCCTGCGCCCTGAATCGCGGGCCGAAGTGCACCTCAATCCTGGAGCAGGCACAGTGAGCCGTCTGTGCCACGAACCACGGGTGGCGCTGGCGGTGCTGGAGGGATTGCTGGCCCCCTACCGCGCCAACCGTCAGCTGGAGATCTGGCTCGATACCCGCCCTGTGGCCGTAGAAGTGGACGGCGACCGCGTGACCGCCGTCACGGTCGAACATGGCCCGTCTGGTGAGCAGCAGGTGGTGACCGCCCAGTACGTGCTGGACGCCACGGAACTGGGGGAACTGCTGGAACTGGGCGGCGTGGAGAGCGTCATCGGCGCCGAAGGGCAAGACCAGACCGGCGAGCCGCACGCCTTGGCTCAGGCCGATCCCCTGAACCAGCAGGCCATCAGCTGGTGCTTTGCCATGGATCACCTCGGGGGCGAAGACCACACCATCGACCGGCCTGCGGGCTACGACTTCTGGCGCAGCTATCAGGCCGATTTCTGGCCCGGAAAACAGCTCAGCTGGACGCTGTGCCATCCGATCACGCACCGGGCGGTCTTCCGCGACCTGTTCGGCAACCCCGACGAGACCCCGCACGGCGGAGACCTGTGGCACTTCCGGCGCATTCTGGCCCGCCGCCATTACCCGGAGGGGCGCTACCGCAGCGACGTGACGCTGGTGAACTGGCCGCAGATCGACTACTGGTTGGGGCCAGTCCTGGGAGTCGACCCCGCCGAGCGCGAGCGGCACTTGGCCGGAGCGCGGGACTTGAGCCTGAGCCTGCTGTACTGGATGCAAACCGAAGCGCCCCGGCACGACGGCCCTGGCCACGGCTACCCCGGTCTGCGGCTGCGCGGCGACGTGACCGGCACCCGGCATGGGCTGGCCAAAGCCATCTACGTGCGGGAATCTCGGCGCATTCAGGCGGAATTCACGGTGCTCGAACAGATGGTGGGCGTCGAGGCACGGGGGCCGCTGCAAGGCGCACAGACCTTTGCCGATTCGGTGGGCATCGGCCAGTACCGCATCGACCTGCATCCCTCCACACGGGGACGCAATTACGTCGACATCGCGTCTTGGCCGTTTCAGATTCCCCTGGGAGCGCTGATCCCCGTGCGCATGGAAAATCTGCTGCCTGCCGCCAAAAACCTGGGCGTCACGCACATCACCAACGGGTGCTACCGCCTCCATCCGGTGGAGTGGAACATTGGTGAGGTCGCGGGCGCGTTGGCCGCGCACGCCCTGAACACGGGCCGCACGCCCCGGCAGGTACGCGGCACTCCGTCATTGCTGGCCGACTTTCAGGCGTTGCTGGCCGATTCGTTGGGGGTCGAGCTGCAGTGGCCCGAAGCCCAGCGACTGACGCCCTCACCGGGCTTTTAG
- a CDS encoding IclR family transcriptional regulator produces MLELVGQVPELKIPQLAAQAGMTKSKVYRILQTLVHLGYVRLDDDHAAHLGSAALILGQQAQEQHSLTQTARPVLDELAQQTGENVHLVVREGHHSLVIDVRTSPHPVRMFARVGRIGPLHAGGSSKVLLAYAPSEVLAALLRTPLERFTARTITEPATLEQELRQIREDGAHVAISDLEEETFSIAAPIFDFQGQVVASLSVAGPLMRLNAEKQRQYLDGVQEASRQLSMKLGMTSDRQDRF; encoded by the coding sequence GTGCTTGAACTGGTTGGACAGGTTCCGGAACTCAAAATTCCGCAGCTTGCCGCCCAAGCCGGCATGACCAAAAGTAAGGTCTACCGCATTCTTCAGACACTGGTTCATCTGGGCTACGTGAGGCTCGACGACGACCACGCCGCCCACTTGGGCTCTGCCGCGTTGATCCTGGGTCAGCAAGCTCAGGAGCAGCACTCGCTGACCCAGACCGCGCGACCGGTGCTCGATGAATTGGCGCAGCAGACAGGTGAGAATGTCCACCTCGTGGTGCGCGAGGGGCACCATTCCCTGGTGATCGATGTCCGCACCTCCCCTCATCCTGTCCGGATGTTCGCCCGGGTCGGCCGGATCGGGCCCCTGCACGCTGGGGGCTCGTCCAAGGTGCTGCTGGCGTATGCACCAAGCGAGGTGCTCGCTGCCCTGCTCCGTACGCCGCTCGAGCGGTTCACCGCCCGCACCATCACGGAGCCAGCGACTCTGGAACAGGAGTTGCGGCAGATCCGGGAGGACGGCGCCCACGTCGCCATCTCGGATCTCGAAGAAGAGACCTTCTCGATCGCCGCCCCGATCTTCGATTTCCAGGGCCAGGTGGTCGCCTCACTCAGCGTGGCTGGCCCCCTGATGCGGCTCAACGCAGAAAAGCAGAGGCAGTATCTGGACGGCGTGCAGGAGGCCAGCCGGCAGCTCTCCATGAAGCTGGGAATGACTTCAGACAGGCAGGACCGTTTCTAA
- a CDS encoding M28 family peptidase: MLLAEERQLLDAVTLDRPWELITAFSTLKREHPNDVRRAAEHIERHLRELGIPVEVHVPELFLSLPGQARVSAGGLTFAAKPMAMSAVFPEGLTAPLVYQPSQYAANADDMFSSALLDGEVDVAGKIVVTEGFGMPGKIRELERRGALGVIAINPGARAHWGICTSIWGTPDLHDLPRKPRVAVANVNRADGDQLIELARSGAQAVLVTELEEGWFASPVPVVTIPGSEDPEAFVLLHGHYDSWDYGVGDNAVGDATLLEVARNLWNNRAGLRRSVRIAWWPGHSTGRYAGSTWYADHFALELYRNCVAQINCDSPGCRWATEYKDVSVMAEATAWAADIIRDVTGQEMQAERPVRAGDYSFNNIGLSGFFMLLSTMPDDLRAEKGYYAVGGCGGNIAWHTEDDTLDVADRDILLKDIKIYLLSAYRTANQTIIPFDYVQILNEFDQTLAEYGAGVGTAFDLSRAQDAVEALRSDLRELMRAAGSLTGESLTSPQVRRVNAALITLARHLVQANYTQSPAFFHDPAEHVPPLPDLAVLQTLLDADVSQRGFILTHATRGLNRLLAHLGDAQIAVRDALNHLKLSV, translated from the coding sequence ATGCTGCTCGCTGAAGAACGTCAGCTTCTCGATGCCGTCACACTCGACCGACCGTGGGAACTGATCACGGCGTTCTCCACTCTCAAGCGGGAACATCCGAACGACGTGCGGCGCGCCGCAGAGCACATTGAACGTCACCTGCGTGAATTGGGCATTCCCGTCGAAGTGCATGTCCCGGAATTGTTCCTGAGCCTGCCTGGTCAGGCCCGCGTGTCTGCCGGCGGCTTGACCTTCGCGGCCAAACCCATGGCCATGAGCGCGGTCTTCCCGGAGGGACTGACGGCCCCGCTGGTGTATCAGCCCAGCCAGTACGCGGCGAACGCCGATGACATGTTTTCCAGCGCCCTGCTGGACGGCGAGGTCGATGTGGCCGGAAAAATCGTGGTCACCGAGGGCTTTGGGATGCCCGGCAAGATTCGGGAGCTGGAACGGCGCGGCGCACTTGGGGTGATCGCCATCAATCCCGGCGCCCGCGCGCACTGGGGGATCTGCACCAGCATCTGGGGAACGCCTGACCTGCACGATCTGCCGCGTAAACCCCGGGTGGCCGTCGCCAATGTCAACCGGGCCGATGGCGACCAACTGATCGAGTTGGCCCGCTCGGGCGCCCAGGCGGTCCTGGTCACCGAACTCGAGGAGGGCTGGTTTGCGTCGCCAGTGCCGGTGGTGACCATTCCTGGGAGCGAGGATCCCGAGGCCTTCGTGCTGCTGCATGGCCACTACGACTCTTGGGATTACGGCGTCGGAGACAACGCGGTGGGCGACGCCACCCTGCTGGAGGTGGCCCGGAACCTGTGGAACAACCGCGCCGGTCTGCGCCGGTCGGTGCGTATCGCCTGGTGGCCTGGGCATTCGACCGGCCGCTACGCCGGCAGCACCTGGTATGCCGATCACTTTGCCCTGGAACTGTACCGAAACTGCGTTGCCCAGATCAACTGCGACTCGCCGGGCTGCCGCTGGGCCACCGAGTACAAGGACGTCAGCGTGATGGCCGAGGCCACCGCCTGGGCGGCCGATATCATCCGCGACGTGACCGGCCAGGAGATGCAGGCCGAGCGGCCCGTGCGGGCGGGTGATTACTCGTTTAACAACATCGGCCTCAGCGGTTTTTTCATGCTGCTCTCCACCATGCCGGATGATCTGCGTGCCGAAAAAGGGTACTACGCCGTCGGTGGCTGCGGCGGCAACATCGCCTGGCATACCGAGGACGACACGCTGGACGTCGCCGACCGCGACATTCTCCTCAAAGACATCAAAATCTACTTGCTGTCGGCCTACCGCACGGCAAACCAGACCATCATCCCGTTCGATTACGTCCAGATCCTCAACGAGTTCGATCAGACGCTCGCGGAGTATGGTGCGGGGGTGGGGACAGCCTTCGACCTCAGCCGGGCGCAGGACGCCGTCGAGGCGCTCAGATCCGATCTGCGTGAATTGATGCGGGCGGCAGGAAGCCTCACGGGCGAGTCCCTGACCTCCCCGCAGGTACGGCGCGTGAATGCCGCGCTGATCACCCTGGCCCGTCACCTCGTTCAGGCCAACTACACGCAGTCACCGGCCTTCTTCCACGACCCGGCTGAGCATGTGCCCCCACTGCCCGATCTCGCCGTACTCCAGACCCTGCTGGACGCAGACGTCTCTCAGCGCGGCTTCATCCTGACCCACGCCACCCGGGGACTCAACCGGCTGCTCGCGCACCTCGGTGACGCCCAGATCGCTGTCCGGGACGCCCTGAACCACCTCAAGCTTTCGGTTTAA